In Thunnus maccoyii chromosome 11, fThuMac1.1, whole genome shotgun sequence, one genomic interval encodes:
- the nepro gene encoding nucleolus and neural progenitor protein, with amino-acid sequence MAGEPWNRVNIPFPSAVSSVRIHFSPKTDVNVETLLVENGKVLKLIRSEILQTEIRLLYELIYVLNNSYRGNKTFKGLKQVEQCINRLKNMKLDVALQELTDLCPNRIQRELSVKSGECDVPSQPMLEWLCLKVLGAAHLMSCTLNRCSRAFVLSKQQMKWEEFVILNVVITSLLSRLWVIFRGVLASLSTLYQQLLEFLREVAHLQPMPFLKSFSLPGDMAEFLGPSHALLLTKWRTRGLHAKDHKEKQQSRKKSSVKVKNQGRTRKVKEDLGVAIERDLALNADMKPFLKSFRNLTEEPHKAEKKQMFKKRVREAATFTNMVTHLEEMILWCKSQKMEKEKHLLTFLRLKCQRMKCLETAGYNVQRKLRSFRQEVCWAFSPQGVMPNACRSSAAVRKNAHLRTRFQSLRRRLKSPTVSIGVKKKQVKRRRKRTELSVSGPSEDDKRSRIIHEATAQTTDCNSHDDIDDIFASAGL; translated from the exons ATGGCAGGAGAACCGTGGAATAGGGTAAACATTCCCTTTCCGAGTGCCGTTTCTAGCGTCCGTATACATTTTAGCCCCAAAACAG ATGTAAATGTGGAAACCCTTTTGGTGGAAAACGGGAAGGTCCTCAAGCTTATTCGCAGTGAGATTCTTCAAACGGAGATAAGACTTCTCTACGAGCTGATCTACGTCCTTAATAACAGCTACAGAGGCAATAAGACGTTCAAAGGCTTAAAGCAG GTTGAACAATGCATAAACAGGCTGAAGAATATGAAGCTCGATGTTGCTCTTCAGGAACTGACAGATCTATGTCCCAATAGGATTCAAAG agaaCTGAGCGTCAAGTCTGGTGAATGTGATGTTCCGAGTCAACCCATGCTGGAGTGGCTCTGTCTCAAAGTGCTGGGAGCTGCACACCTGATGAGCTGCACCTTGAATCGCTGCAGCAGAGCTTTTGT ACTCTCAAAGCAGCAGATGAAATGGGAGGAGTTTGTGATCTTGAATGTGGTGATAACCAGCTTGCTCAGTCGGCTCTG GGTGATTTTCCGTGGGGTCCTGGCCAGTCTGTCCACTCTGTATCAGCAGCTCCTGGAGTTCCTTAGAGAAGTAGCTCACCTTCAGCCCATGCCCTTCCTCAAAAGCTTCTCCCTGCCAGGAGATATGGCAGAGTTCCTGGGTCCCTCTCATGCATTGTTACTGACCAAATGGCGAACACGTGGTCTCCATGCCAAAGACcacaaggaaaagcagcagagtAGGAAGAAATCTTCTGTTAAAGTCAAGAACCAGGGACGGACAAGGAAGGTGAAAGAAGATCTGGGTGTTGCTATCGAAAGAG atcTGGCTCTCAATGCTGACATGAAGCCTTTTCTGAAGAGTTTCAGGAATTTAACAGAG GAACCACACAAAGCTGAGAAGAAACAAATGTTCAAGAAACGAGTAAGAGAAGCTGCTACTTTCACAAACATGGTGACCCATCTCGAAGAAATGATCCTATGGTGCAAATCCCAAAAgatggaaaaggaaaaacatcttttaacCTTCCTGCGTTTAAAGTGCCAAAGGATGAAATGCCTCGAGACAGCAGGTTACAA CGTCCAGCGGAAGTTGCGGAGCTTCAGACAGGAAGTTTGCTGGGCTTTCTCTCCTCAAGGGGTAATGCCAAATGCCTGTCggtcttctgctgctgtgaggAAGAATGCTCACCTGAGAACTCGTTTTCAGTCACTCAGGAGGCGATTGAAGTCTCCTACAGTCAGCATTGGTGTCAAAAAGAAACAGGTGAAGAGACGAAGGAAGAGGACTGAGTTATCAGTGTCTGGACCTTCAGAGGACGACAAGAGAAGCAGGATTATACATGAAGCAACAGCTCAGACCACTGATTGCAACAGCCATGATGACATAGATGATATATTTGCCTCTGCAGGTTTGTGA
- the tex30 gene encoding testis-expressed protein 30 — MDKFYEEKVKVPFGKKHLDAALCAPTSVKHALTAVILTHGAGGDMNFRHLVSLAHALASKGFLCLRFTCKGLNLAYRVKAYHAVWHYLKSLQTFTIKHIFVGGRSMGCRAAAAVARQLSDESEDAVQGVICLSFPLHPPGQTDAHRQRSEDLKGLPEHMAVLFVSGTEDNMCDRVLFDGMIKEMKAQVEVFWLNGGNHGLTVKGRSEESVMDEVNLQVITWMSKLRE, encoded by the exons ATGGACAAGTTTTACGAG GAAAAAGTGAAAGTGCCATTTGGGAAGAAGCATCTGGATGCTGCCCTGTGTGCTCCTACCTCAGTGAAACATGCTCTCACAGCCGTCATACTCACTCATGGTGCTGGAGGAGACATGAACTTCAGACATCTGGTCTCTCTGGCACATGCACTGGCTTCAAAAGGCTTCCTCTGTCTCCGTTTTACATGCAAAGGTTTAAACCTGGCTTACAGAGTGAAGGCTTACCATGCTGTGTGG CACTACTTAAAATCACTACAGACGTTTACCATAAAGCACATATTTGTTGGCG gcaggtcaaTGGGATGTCGTGCCGCCGCGGCTGTAGCCAGGCAACTCAGCGATGAATCAGAGGACGCTGTTCAGGGTGTGATCTGCCTGTCTTTTCCCCTGCACCCCCCAGGACAGACAGATGCACATCGACAACGGAGTGAAGATCTCAAGGGGCTGCCCGAACACATGGCAGTGCTGTTTGTATCTGGCACAGAGGACAACATGTGTGACAGA GTCCTTTTTGATGGAATGATAAAGGAAATGAAAGCTCAAGTTGAGGTTTTCTGGCTAAACGGAGGCAACCATGGACTGACAGTGAAGGGAAGGTCGGAGGAGTCTGTGATGGATGAAGTGAATTTACAAGTCATCACCTGGATGAGTAAATTGAGAGAATAG
- the poglut2 gene encoding protein O-glucosyltransferase 2 isoform X1, which translates to MLPRLFSWLLLLVCLDLLRHELPGALADSVPSAAKTLVWGPGLETNIVLPARFFYIQAVDSSGRNLTTSPGEKTFEVKITSPSEQFTRIWIQVLDRHDGSFLVRYRMYASYTDLHIQILFQDKHVAKSPFILKGPVYHEGCDCPQPSSSLWEDHMHCPQSFPQIDRDLSLYASVDPDRNAEEIPQRFGQRQSLCHYTVKDNKVYVKTFGEHVGFRIFMDAILLSLSRKVQLPDMEFFVNLGDWPLEKRKPAQNIHPIFSWCGSNNTRDIVMPTYDLTESVLETMGRVSLDMMSVQANTGPPWPEKNATAFWRGRDSRQERLELVKMSRAHPDMIDAAFTNFFFFKHDESLYGPLVKHVSFFDFFKYKYQINIDGTVAAYRLPYLLAGDSVVLKQDSGYYEHFYNELRPWEHYIPIKADLGDLLEKIQWARDHDEEVKKIALAGQQFSRNHLMGDKIFCYYYKLFQEYAKLQVTEPKVREGMELVAQPGDDLFPCFCHRMQAKDEL; encoded by the exons ATGTTGCCTCGACTATTTTcgtggttgctgctgctggtctgtcTGGATCTGCTCAGACATGAACTCCCGGGGGCTCTGGCAGACTCGGTACCCAGCGCTGCCAAAACTTTAGTGTGGGGACCCGGACTGGAGACAAATATCGTCCTGCCTGCTCGATTTTTCTACATACAGGCTGTGGACAGCTCGGGAAGAAA TTTAACAACATCACCCGGTGAGAAAACCTTTGAAGTGAAGATTACTTCTCCATCGGAGCAGTTCACCAGGATCTGGATCCAGGTTCTGGATCGTCACGATGGGTCCTTCTTGGTTCGCTACAGAATGTACGCCAGCTACACGGACCTTCACATCCAAATTCTGTTTCAGGACAAACACGTTGCCAAGTCACCGTTCATCCTGAAAG GCCCAGTCTACCATGAGGGCTGTGACTGTCCCCAGCCCAGTAGCTCCCTATGGGAGGACCACATGCACTGTCCTCAGTCCTTCCCACAGATAGACAGAGATCTGTCCCTTTACGCCAGTGTCGACCCAGATCGCAACGCTGAAGAGATCCCGCAGCGCTTCGGACAGCGACAAAGCCTCTGCCACTACACTGTCAAAGACAACAAG GTCTACGTTAAAACATTTGGTGAGCATGTAGGTTTCAGAATCTTTATGGATGCCATCCTCCTGTCACTCAGCAGAAAG GTGCAGCTCCCTGATATGGAGTTTTTTGTTAACCTCGGTGACTGGCCGTTGGAAAAGAGGAAACCCGCACAGAATATTCATCCTATCTTCTCTTGGTGTGGCTCTAACAATACCAGAGATATTGTTATGCCCACTTATGACCTGACAGAGTCTGTCCTGGAGACCATGGGAAG AGTAAGCCTGGATATGATGTCAGTGCAGGCCAATACAGGGCCACCATGGCCGGAGAAGAATGCTACAGCCTTCTGGAGAGGGCGGGACAGTCGTCAGGAGCGCCTGGAGCTGGTCAAAATGTCGAGGGCTCACCCCGACATGATAGATGCTGCTTTTAccaacttcttcttcttcaaacaTGACGAGAGTCTCTACGGGCCGCTGGTCAAACACGTCTCTTTCTTTGACTTCTTCAAG TACAAGTATCAAATAAACATTGACGGCACTGTCGCAGCGTATCGTCTGCCGTACCTACTGGCAGGAGACAGCGTCGTGTTAAAGCAAGATTCTGGCTACTACGAGCATTTCTACAATGAGCTCCGGCCATGGGAGCACTATATCCCAATCAAGGCGGACCTCGGAGACCTGCTGGAAAAGATCCAGTGGGCTCGTGACCACGATGAAGAG GTGAAGAAAATTGCACTGGCGGGTCAGCAATTTTCCCGCAATCATCTCATGGGAGACAAGATATTTTGTTATTACTACAAACTTTTCCAG GAATATGCCAAACTCCAGGTTACAGAGCCCAAGGTTCGCGAGGGCATGGAGCTTGTAGCACAGCCCGGTGACGACCTGTTTCCATGTTTCTGCCACAGGATGCAG gcaAAGGATGAACTTTGA
- the poglut2 gene encoding protein O-glucosyltransferase 2 isoform X2 yields MYASYTDLHIQILFQDKHVAKSPFILKGPVYHEGCDCPQPSSSLWEDHMHCPQSFPQIDRDLSLYASVDPDRNAEEIPQRFGQRQSLCHYTVKDNKVYVKTFGEHVGFRIFMDAILLSLSRKVQLPDMEFFVNLGDWPLEKRKPAQNIHPIFSWCGSNNTRDIVMPTYDLTESVLETMGRVSLDMMSVQANTGPPWPEKNATAFWRGRDSRQERLELVKMSRAHPDMIDAAFTNFFFFKHDESLYGPLVKHVSFFDFFKYKYQINIDGTVAAYRLPYLLAGDSVVLKQDSGYYEHFYNELRPWEHYIPIKADLGDLLEKIQWARDHDEEVKKIALAGQQFSRNHLMGDKIFCYYYKLFQEYAKLQVTEPKVREGMELVAQPGDDLFPCFCHRMQAKDEL; encoded by the exons ATGTACGCCAGCTACACGGACCTTCACATCCAAATTCTGTTTCAGGACAAACACGTTGCCAAGTCACCGTTCATCCTGAAAG GCCCAGTCTACCATGAGGGCTGTGACTGTCCCCAGCCCAGTAGCTCCCTATGGGAGGACCACATGCACTGTCCTCAGTCCTTCCCACAGATAGACAGAGATCTGTCCCTTTACGCCAGTGTCGACCCAGATCGCAACGCTGAAGAGATCCCGCAGCGCTTCGGACAGCGACAAAGCCTCTGCCACTACACTGTCAAAGACAACAAG GTCTACGTTAAAACATTTGGTGAGCATGTAGGTTTCAGAATCTTTATGGATGCCATCCTCCTGTCACTCAGCAGAAAG GTGCAGCTCCCTGATATGGAGTTTTTTGTTAACCTCGGTGACTGGCCGTTGGAAAAGAGGAAACCCGCACAGAATATTCATCCTATCTTCTCTTGGTGTGGCTCTAACAATACCAGAGATATTGTTATGCCCACTTATGACCTGACAGAGTCTGTCCTGGAGACCATGGGAAG AGTAAGCCTGGATATGATGTCAGTGCAGGCCAATACAGGGCCACCATGGCCGGAGAAGAATGCTACAGCCTTCTGGAGAGGGCGGGACAGTCGTCAGGAGCGCCTGGAGCTGGTCAAAATGTCGAGGGCTCACCCCGACATGATAGATGCTGCTTTTAccaacttcttcttcttcaaacaTGACGAGAGTCTCTACGGGCCGCTGGTCAAACACGTCTCTTTCTTTGACTTCTTCAAG TACAAGTATCAAATAAACATTGACGGCACTGTCGCAGCGTATCGTCTGCCGTACCTACTGGCAGGAGACAGCGTCGTGTTAAAGCAAGATTCTGGCTACTACGAGCATTTCTACAATGAGCTCCGGCCATGGGAGCACTATATCCCAATCAAGGCGGACCTCGGAGACCTGCTGGAAAAGATCCAGTGGGCTCGTGACCACGATGAAGAG GTGAAGAAAATTGCACTGGCGGGTCAGCAATTTTCCCGCAATCATCTCATGGGAGACAAGATATTTTGTTATTACTACAAACTTTTCCAG GAATATGCCAAACTCCAGGTTACAGAGCCCAAGGTTCGCGAGGGCATGGAGCTTGTAGCACAGCCCGGTGACGACCTGTTTCCATGTTTCTGCCACAGGATGCAG gcaAAGGATGAACTTTGA
- the poglut2 gene encoding protein O-glucosyltransferase 2 isoform X3 has product MDAILLSLSRKVQLPDMEFFVNLGDWPLEKRKPAQNIHPIFSWCGSNNTRDIVMPTYDLTESVLETMGRVSLDMMSVQANTGPPWPEKNATAFWRGRDSRQERLELVKMSRAHPDMIDAAFTNFFFFKHDESLYGPLVKHVSFFDFFKYKYQINIDGTVAAYRLPYLLAGDSVVLKQDSGYYEHFYNELRPWEHYIPIKADLGDLLEKIQWARDHDEEVKKIALAGQQFSRNHLMGDKIFCYYYKLFQEYAKLQVTEPKVREGMELVAQPGDDLFPCFCHRMQAKDEL; this is encoded by the exons ATGGATGCCATCCTCCTGTCACTCAGCAGAAAG GTGCAGCTCCCTGATATGGAGTTTTTTGTTAACCTCGGTGACTGGCCGTTGGAAAAGAGGAAACCCGCACAGAATATTCATCCTATCTTCTCTTGGTGTGGCTCTAACAATACCAGAGATATTGTTATGCCCACTTATGACCTGACAGAGTCTGTCCTGGAGACCATGGGAAG AGTAAGCCTGGATATGATGTCAGTGCAGGCCAATACAGGGCCACCATGGCCGGAGAAGAATGCTACAGCCTTCTGGAGAGGGCGGGACAGTCGTCAGGAGCGCCTGGAGCTGGTCAAAATGTCGAGGGCTCACCCCGACATGATAGATGCTGCTTTTAccaacttcttcttcttcaaacaTGACGAGAGTCTCTACGGGCCGCTGGTCAAACACGTCTCTTTCTTTGACTTCTTCAAG TACAAGTATCAAATAAACATTGACGGCACTGTCGCAGCGTATCGTCTGCCGTACCTACTGGCAGGAGACAGCGTCGTGTTAAAGCAAGATTCTGGCTACTACGAGCATTTCTACAATGAGCTCCGGCCATGGGAGCACTATATCCCAATCAAGGCGGACCTCGGAGACCTGCTGGAAAAGATCCAGTGGGCTCGTGACCACGATGAAGAG GTGAAGAAAATTGCACTGGCGGGTCAGCAATTTTCCCGCAATCATCTCATGGGAGACAAGATATTTTGTTATTACTACAAACTTTTCCAG GAATATGCCAAACTCCAGGTTACAGAGCCCAAGGTTCGCGAGGGCATGGAGCTTGTAGCACAGCCCGGTGACGACCTGTTTCCATGTTTCTGCCACAGGATGCAG gcaAAGGATGAACTTTGA